In bacterium (Candidatus Blackallbacteria) CG13_big_fil_rev_8_21_14_2_50_49_14, a genomic segment contains:
- a CDS encoding DUF370 domain-containing protein, translated as MLNIGYNHQVVIDQIIAIVASDSAPIKRLIHRAKDAGKLFDCTKGKRTRSAVVTMDEDVYLSAFTADSLANRMESAYHLSKVVNDQSNWIHPFYR; from the coding sequence ATGCTAAATATTGGTTATAATCATCAGGTCGTGATCGATCAAATCATCGCCATTGTGGCGTCAGATTCTGCACCGATCAAACGCCTGATTCACCGCGCCAAGGATGCGGGAAAACTTTTTGACTGTACCAAGGGGAAACGCACACGCAGCGCCGTTGTGACGATGGACGAAGATGTTTATCTTTCGGCCTTCACTGCCGATTCTCTGGCCAACAGAATGGAAAGCGCCTACCACCTCAGCAAAGTAGTCAACGATCAATCCAATTGGATTCATCCCTTCTACCGGTAA
- a CDS encoding cation transporter: MLDLSVRKSQIVRVLAITFVLNLVIALAKLGYGYFTHTLSMVADGFHSLMDSTSNIVGFVAVAYAFDPPDEDHPYGHRKAEIVASMLIAVMLGLTCLEIIKEVASRLSAPVTPEVSVFSFVIMVVGVLINFWVVWYETRAGKAFNSHLLLSDAMHTRSDVLVSLSVLVSLGAITLRWYWLDLLVSLGITLVIGKMAVQLFRENLGILIDQTPIDRELVREKVKAVSGVYDCHQIRAHGLSDAIYLELHIWVDPNLRVTQAHELSHQVKDALHSAFPGLLDATIHIEPADLP, from the coding sequence ATGCTCGATTTAAGTGTGCGCAAGTCTCAGATTGTAAGGGTTTTGGCGATTACGTTTGTGCTCAATCTGGTGATTGCCCTGGCCAAACTGGGCTATGGCTATTTTACCCATACCCTCAGCATGGTGGCTGATGGTTTTCACTCCCTAATGGACAGCACTTCCAATATCGTGGGCTTTGTAGCAGTGGCCTATGCCTTTGATCCTCCCGATGAGGATCATCCCTATGGGCACCGCAAGGCTGAAATCGTTGCCTCAATGCTGATCGCCGTGATGTTGGGGCTGACCTGTCTGGAAATTATTAAAGAAGTGGCCTCACGGCTTTCGGCTCCTGTCACCCCTGAGGTTTCAGTTTTTTCATTCGTGATCATGGTGGTGGGGGTGCTGATCAATTTCTGGGTGGTTTGGTATGAAACCCGTGCGGGCAAAGCCTTCAACAGCCACCTTTTGCTTTCGGATGCCATGCATACCCGCAGCGATGTCTTGGTTTCACTTTCTGTTTTGGTTTCATTGGGGGCGATTACCCTGCGCTGGTATTGGTTGGACCTCTTGGTTTCTCTCGGGATTACCCTGGTGATTGGCAAAATGGCGGTACAGCTTTTTCGTGAAAATCTGGGAATTTTAATTGACCAAACCCCAATTGATCGCGAGCTTGTGCGCGAAAAAGTCAAAGCCGTGTCAGGGGTGTATGATTGTCATCAGATCCGGGCCCACGGCTTGTCTGATGCGATTTATCTGGAGTTGCATATTTGGGTGGACCCCAATCTGCGGGTGACGCAGGCGCATGAGCTTTCTCATCAGGTTAAAGATGCTCTACATTCAGCGTTTCCGGGTCTTCTGGACGCTACCATACATATAGAGCCCGCAGACCTTCCTTAG
- a CDS encoding DUF4032 domain-containing protein: MLTATVTFISSLRPGHPDFLDLPWDQPLEKWVGLCPRLEDLPVGLSRHPVVFVSYPEGLYALKELPEQLAEKEYNLLRQIEEKHLPVVQPVGQVILAKRSVLITRYLDHSLPYRSLFLRQSLKGYRNSLLDAIASLLVQLHLAGVYWGDCSLSNALFRRDAGALQAYLVDAETSEIHETLSDSLRSYELDVMEENISGSLADLAAMGALPEDYPIFETGAYIRERYEHLWKEINREEIVRKEETYRIQERIRALNTLGFSVDEVVLQPASDGERLRMRAQVTDRSFHKEMLHALTGLEAEEQQARKMMNEIQELRAHLVNQNNRSTPVSVAAYKWLNETYQTVLDTIKSKQMQADPLELYCQVLEHKWYLSEQAAQDVGHQKALEDYLTHILPSSTELSPPLENEKD, encoded by the coding sequence ATTCTTACAGCAACCGTGACCTTTATCTCCTCTTTGCGCCCAGGGCACCCCGATTTTCTCGATCTGCCCTGGGATCAGCCCTTGGAAAAATGGGTCGGGCTTTGCCCCCGGCTTGAAGATCTGCCTGTCGGCCTGAGCCGTCATCCGGTGGTTTTTGTAAGCTATCCCGAAGGGCTCTATGCACTGAAAGAACTGCCCGAACAGCTGGCTGAAAAAGAATACAATCTGCTGCGCCAGATCGAAGAGAAGCATCTGCCCGTGGTGCAACCCGTGGGCCAGGTCATTTTGGCCAAGCGCAGTGTCTTGATCACCCGCTATCTGGATCATTCCCTACCCTACCGCAGTCTGTTTTTGCGCCAAAGCTTAAAGGGCTATCGCAATTCTCTGCTCGATGCCATTGCCAGTCTGCTGGTGCAATTGCATCTGGCCGGCGTGTATTGGGGCGACTGCTCACTATCTAACGCCCTCTTCCGACGCGATGCCGGGGCTTTGCAGGCCTATCTGGTCGATGCTGAAACCTCAGAAATTCACGAAACACTATCCGACAGTCTGCGTTCCTACGAGCTGGATGTCATGGAAGAAAATATCAGCGGTTCGCTGGCCGATCTGGCCGCCATGGGCGCTTTGCCCGAAGACTATCCGATTTTTGAAACCGGCGCCTATATCCGTGAGCGCTACGAACATCTCTGGAAAGAGATCAACCGCGAAGAAATTGTACGCAAAGAAGAAACCTACCGCATCCAGGAGCGAATCCGGGCTTTAAATACCTTGGGATTCTCAGTCGACGAGGTCGTGCTGCAACCCGCCTCAGATGGCGAACGCCTGCGTATGCGCGCCCAGGTCACAGATCGCAGCTTTCACAAGGAAATGCTGCATGCCCTGACCGGCCTCGAAGCAGAAGAACAACAGGCCCGCAAAATGATGAACGAAATTCAGGAACTGCGGGCCCACCTCGTCAACCAAAACAACCGCAGCACCCCTGTCAGCGTCGCGGCCTATAAATGGCTGAATGAAACCTACCAAACGGTTTTAGACACGATCAAAAGCAAGCAGATGCAAGCCGACCCGCTGGAACTCTATTGCCAGGTTCTGGAACACAAATGGTATCTCTCCGAACAGGCCGCGCAGGATGTGGGCCACCAGAAAGCGCTCGAAGACTATCTCACCCACATTCTTCCCAGCAGCACCGAACTCTCTCCACCCCTGGAGAACGAAAAAGATTAA
- a CDS encoding sodium-translocating pyrophosphatase, with amino-acid sequence MQSMILFLIPILGLLGLGVMAYKSAWVSRQDAGDANMVELSGYIAEGAMAFLKAEWKILSYFVVIAGVLLAWSGTLVPTSSPIIAVSFVIGAVFSATAGYFGMKIATKANVRTTHAARTDLKGALKVAFTGGTVMGLGVAGLAVLGLGSLFIVFYNVYVVSTGGTVNGVAMEKALEVLAGFSLGAESIALFARVGGGIYTKAADVGADLVGKVEAGIPEDDVRNPATIADNVGDNVGDVAGMGADLFGSYVATNLATMVLGREITVSDNFGGLSPILLPMVIAGMGIIFSIIGCAMVKISDDKGDVQKALNLGNWTSVILTTIACFFLVKWMLPPSMSLRGHEFTSMGVFLAILVGSIVGALMSLVTEFYTAMGKRPVLSIVKQSDTGAATNIIGGLSVGMESTLIPTIILAAGIYLSHHFAGLYGVAIAAAGMMATTAMQLAIDAFGPIADNAGGIAEMSGLPKEVRARTDILDAVGNTTAATGKGFAIASAALTALALFAAFVGLAGISSIDIYKADVLAGLFVGGMIPFIFSSLAIAAVGRAAMEMVQEVRRQFRDIPGIMEHKAKPEYDKCVAISTQASIKEMMLPGSIALITPVIVGFAFGPEVLGGLLAGVTVSGVLLGMFQNNAGGAWDNAKKSFEAGVEINGKMEYKGSDAHKASVTGDTVGDPFKDTSGPSMNILIKLMSIVALIIAPHISVKGAHSGHAAAPAQVEVVAQATTPHVGLK; translated from the coding sequence ATGCAATCTATGATTCTTTTTTTAATTCCCATTTTGGGATTGTTGGGCTTGGGCGTAATGGCCTATAAGTCCGCATGGGTCAGCCGCCAGGACGCGGGTGATGCCAATATGGTTGAGCTCTCAGGCTATATTGCCGAGGGGGCAATGGCCTTCTTGAAAGCAGAATGGAAAATTCTGAGCTATTTCGTCGTGATCGCAGGCGTTTTGCTGGCTTGGTCAGGTACTTTGGTGCCGACCTCTTCGCCTATCATCGCCGTATCCTTCGTGATCGGCGCGGTCTTCAGTGCCACCGCTGGCTATTTTGGCATGAAAATTGCCACCAAAGCCAATGTACGCACCACCCATGCCGCCCGTACCGACCTCAAAGGCGCTTTAAAAGTAGCCTTTACCGGGGGCACCGTCATGGGTCTGGGTGTGGCCGGCTTGGCTGTTCTCGGCCTGGGCTCGCTGTTTATCGTCTTTTATAATGTTTACGTGGTCAGCACCGGTGGTACAGTCAACGGCGTGGCCATGGAAAAAGCGCTCGAAGTACTGGCGGGTTTCTCGCTCGGTGCTGAATCGATTGCACTCTTTGCCCGTGTGGGCGGCGGGATTTATACCAAAGCCGCTGACGTGGGCGCCGACCTGGTTGGCAAAGTAGAAGCCGGCATCCCTGAAGATGACGTCAGAAACCCAGCAACCATCGCAGATAACGTCGGTGATAACGTCGGCGACGTCGCCGGCATGGGCGCTGACCTCTTTGGTTCCTATGTCGCCACCAACCTGGCCACCATGGTACTGGGCCGTGAAATCACAGTCAGCGATAATTTCGGAGGCTTGTCCCCGATCCTGCTGCCCATGGTTATTGCCGGTATGGGCATTATCTTCTCAATTATTGGCTGCGCGATGGTGAAAATCTCCGACGATAAGGGCGATGTACAGAAAGCACTGAATCTGGGCAACTGGACTTCCGTGATTCTGACCACGATTGCCTGCTTTTTCCTGGTGAAATGGATGCTGCCGCCTAGCATGTCCCTCAGAGGCCATGAATTCACCAGCATGGGTGTTTTCCTGGCGATTCTCGTGGGCTCGATTGTAGGCGCTCTGATGAGTCTTGTCACCGAATTCTACACCGCCATGGGCAAACGCCCCGTACTCTCGATTGTCAAACAGTCGGATACCGGAGCCGCTACCAATATTATTGGCGGCTTGTCTGTGGGCATGGAATCCACCTTGATTCCCACGATTATTCTGGCTGCTGGGATTTACCTCTCTCACCACTTCGCAGGTCTCTATGGGGTCGCCATTGCTGCTGCCGGCATGATGGCCACCACCGCCATGCAATTGGCGATTGACGCCTTCGGCCCGATTGCGGATAACGCCGGTGGAATCGCTGAAATGAGCGGACTGCCCAAAGAGGTACGTGCCCGTACCGATATCTTAGATGCCGTGGGCAATACCACTGCGGCAACCGGCAAAGGCTTTGCGATTGCCTCTGCAGCACTGACCGCGCTGGCACTTTTTGCAGCCTTTGTCGGTCTGGCAGGTATCAGCTCAATCGATATCTACAAAGCCGATGTTCTGGCGGGTCTCTTCGTCGGGGGTATGATTCCCTTCATTTTCTCTTCGCTGGCGATTGCGGCTGTGGGCCGTGCAGCGATGGAAATGGTGCAGGAAGTACGTCGCCAGTTCCGCGATATTCCCGGCATCATGGAGCACAAAGCCAAACCTGAGTACGACAAATGTGTCGCGATCTCAACCCAGGCTTCGATCAAAGAAATGATGCTGCCCGGCTCGATTGCCCTGATCACCCCCGTAATCGTGGGCTTTGCCTTCGGCCCTGAAGTTTTGGGCGGCCTGCTGGCGGGTGTCACCGTTTCAGGCGTACTGCTCGGCATGTTCCAGAACAATGCCGGTGGCGCATGGGACAATGCCAAGAAATCCTTTGAAGCCGGTGTTGAAATCAATGGCAAGATGGAATACAAAGGCAGTGATGCCCACAAAGCATCCGTGACGGGAGATACCGTTGGCGATCCTTTCAAGGATACCTCTGGCCCCTCCATGAATATTCTGATCAAATTGATGAGTATCGTGGCCTTGATTATTGCCCCGCATATCTCCGTCAAGGGAGCACATTCCGGCCATGCCGCAGCTCCGGCACAGGTTGAAGTCGTTGCCCAGGCAACCACACCCCATGTCGGTCTGAAGTAG
- a CDS encoding signal recognition particle protein encodes MFENLSERFQDVFHKIWGHGKITEENISEALREVRRAMLEADVNLQVIKGLIARIKEKALGQDVLKSLSPGQVFIKIVNDELVALLGGEHEPLRYSGSPGIIMMAGLQGAGKTTTCGKLAAYLRKQGRRPLLVAADIYRPAAIQQLIILGKQVGVPVFDLPDAKPLDICKGALQEAKNKGYDTLILDTAGRLHIDEVLMDELRSIRSEIKPHEILLVVDAMVGQDAVNMAKSFNEVLELTGIVMTKMDGDTRGGAALSVKEVTGKPIKLIGMGEKLDALENFYPERIASRILGMGDVVSLVEKAQEVVNEEDAKKLEEKLRKANFTLEDFLQQMRQIKKIGSLEQIIGMIPGIGGKLDRDAIAGGERQLKVVEAIIQSMTPEERTHPEIINASRRKRIAKGSGNTVQEVAQLLKQFQEMQKMIKKLSGSGLFGGKPKKNMMRKQQMQAMRSAMNKQFPMGK; translated from the coding sequence ATGTTTGAAAACCTGTCCGAGCGCTTCCAGGATGTCTTTCATAAAATCTGGGGCCATGGCAAAATCACTGAAGAAAATATTTCAGAGGCGCTGCGCGAAGTTCGCAGGGCCATGCTTGAGGCGGATGTCAATCTCCAAGTCATTAAAGGACTGATTGCCCGCATCAAGGAAAAAGCCCTGGGACAGGATGTTCTCAAAAGTCTCTCACCAGGCCAAGTTTTTATCAAAATCGTCAATGATGAATTGGTCGCCCTTTTGGGTGGCGAACACGAGCCGCTCCGTTATTCAGGTTCTCCCGGCATTATTATGATGGCCGGCCTGCAGGGTGCAGGCAAAACCACCACCTGTGGCAAATTAGCAGCTTATCTGCGCAAACAGGGCCGTCGCCCCTTGCTGGTAGCGGCGGATATTTACCGCCCAGCGGCTATTCAACAGTTGATCATTCTCGGCAAACAGGTGGGCGTACCGGTTTTTGACCTGCCTGATGCCAAACCGCTTGATATCTGCAAAGGTGCGCTGCAGGAAGCCAAAAACAAAGGCTACGATACCTTGATCCTGGATACTGCTGGCCGCTTGCATATTGATGAGGTTTTGATGGATGAACTGCGTTCAATTCGCAGCGAAATCAAACCCCACGAAATTCTGCTCGTCGTCGATGCCATGGTCGGTCAGGATGCCGTCAATATGGCAAAATCCTTCAATGAGGTTTTGGAACTGACAGGCATTGTCATGACCAAAATGGACGGGGATACCCGTGGTGGGGCAGCACTTTCAGTTAAAGAAGTCACCGGCAAACCGATCAAATTGATTGGCATGGGCGAAAAACTCGACGCGCTTGAAAATTTCTACCCTGAACGCATTGCCAGCCGTATTCTTGGCATGGGTGATGTGGTTTCACTGGTAGAAAAAGCACAGGAAGTCGTCAATGAAGAAGACGCGAAAAAGCTCGAAGAAAAACTGCGCAAGGCCAATTTTACACTCGAAGATTTTCTACAACAAATGCGTCAAATCAAAAAAATCGGCTCCCTGGAACAAATTATTGGCATGATTCCAGGAATTGGTGGAAAACTGGATCGCGATGCGATTGCAGGGGGTGAGCGCCAACTCAAAGTAGTTGAAGCCATCATTCAATCCATGACGCCTGAAGAACGCACACATCCAGAAATTATCAATGCCAGCCGTAGAAAACGCATCGCCAAAGGCAGCGGCAATACGGTTCAGGAAGTCGCTCAACTGCTTAAACAGTTCCAGGAAATGCAGAAAATGATCAAAAAGCTGTCAGGCAGCGGTCTTTTTGGCGGAAAGCCCAAAAAGAACATGATGCGTAAACAGCAGATGCAGGCCATGCGTTCGGCCATGAATAAACAATTTCCAATGGGTAAGTAA
- a CDS encoding formylglycine-generating enzyme family protein → MKKRLIPLIALILTACPANPPANLTPSASPTPTASPTPVPTPVPTATPQPTAEPTTTPSAEPTPTPSPTPWPGIVSSPTPLPVSTTNSMGMNFVRIEAGAFIMGSPSTETGHTSDETQRSVTLTKPYLIQTTEVTQAQWKAIMENNPAQFQKPEDLNRPIESITWDQVQDFLARLNAKGPEKYRLPTEAEWEYAARAGATGLYFFGDNARFLKDFAWFVETSGDPPMPQPVGKKRANLFGLYDIQGNVSEFVADNYTGEISSAPQVDPVGPAASAHRLYRDCHYAQPAEACRLAARHLIRPDFVLKGQVGFRLVME, encoded by the coding sequence ATGAAAAAACGCCTGATTCCTCTGATTGCACTGATTTTAACCGCTTGTCCGGCCAATCCTCCGGCCAACCTCACCCCATCGGCCTCTCCAACCCCCACGGCAAGTCCTACACCCGTTCCTACGCCGGTGCCTACAGCAACGCCTCAACCCACAGCTGAGCCCACCACCACGCCCAGCGCAGAACCCACACCAACCCCCAGCCCGACTCCCTGGCCGGGAATCGTCTCCTCGCCAACACCTTTGCCCGTCAGTACCACCAATAGCATGGGCATGAACTTTGTGCGCATTGAAGCTGGCGCCTTTATCATGGGGTCTCCCAGCACAGAAACGGGACATACTTCAGATGAAACCCAGCGCAGCGTGACCCTGACCAAACCCTACCTGATTCAAACCACTGAAGTGACACAAGCTCAGTGGAAAGCCATTATGGAAAATAATCCAGCCCAATTTCAAAAGCCTGAAGATTTAAACCGCCCAATTGAATCCATCACTTGGGATCAGGTTCAGGATTTTCTGGCCCGTTTGAATGCAAAGGGCCCTGAAAAATACCGTCTGCCCACCGAAGCAGAATGGGAATACGCTGCCCGCGCAGGCGCCACAGGACTGTACTTCTTTGGGGACAATGCACGTTTTCTCAAAGACTTCGCCTGGTTTGTTGAAACCAGTGGCGATCCCCCCATGCCTCAGCCTGTTGGCAAAAAACGCGCAAATCTCTTTGGTCTCTATGATATTCAGGGCAATGTTTCTGAATTCGTGGCAGATAATTATACTGGCGAGATCAGCTCCGCTCCTCAGGTCGACCCGGTTGGCCCAGCAGCATCAGCCCACCGCCTTTACCGCGACTGCCACTATGCTCAACCGGCAGAGGCCTGTCGCTTAGCCGCCCGCCACCTGATCCGGCCAGACTTTGTGCTCAAAGGCCAGGTCGGATTCCGACTGGTGATGGAGTAA